From Glycine max cultivar Williams 82 chromosome 11, Glycine_max_v4.0, whole genome shotgun sequence, the proteins below share one genomic window:
- the LOC100815566 gene encoding uncharacterized protein isoform X2, protein MAITEETTHVPPRKRQNLLLEIPSRTEESSQEFVAIKMPPTPSSNPTPTPKRVNFLVSSRSVDPPTYHSPGPSTSRGKSSIRNLLPKLSFRYRTPADIEKPNTAAPEVSSTGTGEKPSISRSLSLTKIFTPRIKRASSLPLDEIRQSNNESSQGGSVGGPLNKREAQRKIARSLSVPANDKDKSLRRMDSFFRVVPSTPQVKEGNELLATHTTNDTENEDANGEDIAEEEAVCRICLVDLCEGGETFKLECSCKGELALAHQECAIKWFSIKGNKTCDVCKEEVRNLPVTLLRIQSIRNRNNGGNRTQLEDVNGYRVWQEVPVLVIVSMLAYFCFLEQLLVGKMGTGAIAISLPFSCVLGLLSSMTSSTMVKSRFIWIYASVQFALVVLFAHIFYSVVHVQAVLSILLATFAGFGVVMSGSSILVEYFRWRRRVQALSEQRHGPQLMPQAGQNPRTSNVQRPGPGSGSGLAPSNHSQPVVQNQQNSNQS, encoded by the exons ATGGCGATAACTGAAGAAACCACACATGTTCCTCCTCGGAAGCGACAGAATCTTCTTCTAGAAATACCCTCAAGAACAGAAGAGAGTTCTCAAGAATTTGTTGCAATCAAAATGCCACCGACACCCAGTTCCAATCCCACTCCTACTCCAAAGAGAGTGAATTTTCTTGTGAGTTCTCGCTCTGTTGATCCTCCAACATATCATTCTCCTGGACCTTCAACATCAAGAGGCAAATCATCCATAAGAAACCTGCTCCCAAAACTGAGTTTCAGGTATCGGACACCGGCAGATATTGAAAAACCAAATACTGCAGCTCCAGAAGTTTCCTCTACAGGCACTGGAGAAAAGCCTTCAATCTCAAGATCATTGTCTCTTACTAAGATATTTACTCCTAGGATTAAGAGAGCGTCGTCATTACCACTAGATGAAATTAGACAATCAAACAATGAATCTTCTCAAGGTGGAAGTGTTGGTGGTCCCTTAAAT AAAAGAGAAGCACAGCGGAAGATAGCTCGCTCTCTTTCAGTACCTGCCAATGACAAAGATAAAAGCCTAAGGAGGATGGATTCATTTTTCCGTGTTGTTCCTTCCACTCCTCAAGTAAAGGAAGGAAATGAATTGTTGgccacacacacaacaaatgaTACTG AAAATGAAGATGCTAATGGTGAAGATATAGCTGAAGAAGAGGCTGTTTGTAGAATCTGTCTGGTTGATTTGTGTGAAGGAGGCGAGACCTTCAAGTTGGAATGCAGCTGCAAAGGTGAACTTGCTCTGGCTCACCAAGAATGTGCTATTAAATGGTTTAGTATAAAGGGTAACAAGACCTGCGATGTGTGCAAAGAGGAAGTTCGAAACTTACCTGTCACTCTATTACGGATCCAAAGTATTCGAAATCGGAATAATGGTGGTAATAGGACTCAGCTGGAAGATGTAAATGGATACAG GGTTTGGCAGGAAGTCCCAGTGCTTGTCATTGTCAGCATGCTTGCCTATTTCTGTTTTCTTGAGCAGCTATTG GTTGGAAAAATGGGAACTGGTGCAATTGCCATATCTCTTCCATTTTCCTGTGTATTGGGTCTACTCTCCTCCATGACATCATCAACAATGG TGAAgagcaggttcatctggatatATGCATCTGTTCAGTTTGCTCTAGTGGTTCTCTTTGCGCACATATTTTACTCCGTG GTTCATGTGCAAGCAGTTCTGTCAATCCTTCTGGCCACATTTGCTGGCTTTGGTGTGGTGATGAGTGGGAGTTCTATTCTTGTGGAGTATTTTAGATGGAGGAGAAGAGTGCAGGCTCTATCAGAGCAGCGACATGGCCCGCAACTGATGCCACAAGCAGGACAAAATCCTCGAACATCAAACGTGCAGCGTCCAGGTCCAGGTTCAGGTTCAGGTTTGGCTCCTTCCAACCACAGTCAACCTGTGGTGCAAAATCAACAGAACTCAAATCAGAGCTGA
- the LOC100815566 gene encoding uncharacterized protein isoform X1, translated as MTSTEEKPVTVSEEHDASSCRRTVSLPVQKVDDPMAITEETTHVPPRKRQNLLLEIPSRTEESSQEFVAIKMPPTPSSNPTPTPKRVNFLVSSRSVDPPTYHSPGPSTSRGKSSIRNLLPKLSFRYRTPADIEKPNTAAPEVSSTGTGEKPSISRSLSLTKIFTPRIKRASSLPLDEIRQSNNESSQGGSVGGPLNKREAQRKIARSLSVPANDKDKSLRRMDSFFRVVPSTPQVKEGNELLATHTTNDTENEDANGEDIAEEEAVCRICLVDLCEGGETFKLECSCKGELALAHQECAIKWFSIKGNKTCDVCKEEVRNLPVTLLRIQSIRNRNNGGNRTQLEDVNGYRVWQEVPVLVIVSMLAYFCFLEQLLVGKMGTGAIAISLPFSCVLGLLSSMTSSTMVKSRFIWIYASVQFALVVLFAHIFYSVVHVQAVLSILLATFAGFGVVMSGSSILVEYFRWRRRVQALSEQRHGPQLMPQAGQNPRTSNVQRPGPGSGSGLAPSNHSQPVVQNQQNSNQS; from the exons ATGACTAGTACAGAGGAAAAGCCTGTGACTGTGAGTGAGGAACATGATGCAAGTTCTTGCAGAAGAACAGTTTCTCTTCCAGTTCAAAAG GTTGATGATCCAATGGCGATAACTGAAGAAACCACACATGTTCCTCCTCGGAAGCGACAGAATCTTCTTCTAGAAATACCCTCAAGAACAGAAGAGAGTTCTCAAGAATTTGTTGCAATCAAAATGCCACCGACACCCAGTTCCAATCCCACTCCTACTCCAAAGAGAGTGAATTTTCTTGTGAGTTCTCGCTCTGTTGATCCTCCAACATATCATTCTCCTGGACCTTCAACATCAAGAGGCAAATCATCCATAAGAAACCTGCTCCCAAAACTGAGTTTCAGGTATCGGACACCGGCAGATATTGAAAAACCAAATACTGCAGCTCCAGAAGTTTCCTCTACAGGCACTGGAGAAAAGCCTTCAATCTCAAGATCATTGTCTCTTACTAAGATATTTACTCCTAGGATTAAGAGAGCGTCGTCATTACCACTAGATGAAATTAGACAATCAAACAATGAATCTTCTCAAGGTGGAAGTGTTGGTGGTCCCTTAAAT AAAAGAGAAGCACAGCGGAAGATAGCTCGCTCTCTTTCAGTACCTGCCAATGACAAAGATAAAAGCCTAAGGAGGATGGATTCATTTTTCCGTGTTGTTCCTTCCACTCCTCAAGTAAAGGAAGGAAATGAATTGTTGgccacacacacaacaaatgaTACTG AAAATGAAGATGCTAATGGTGAAGATATAGCTGAAGAAGAGGCTGTTTGTAGAATCTGTCTGGTTGATTTGTGTGAAGGAGGCGAGACCTTCAAGTTGGAATGCAGCTGCAAAGGTGAACTTGCTCTGGCTCACCAAGAATGTGCTATTAAATGGTTTAGTATAAAGGGTAACAAGACCTGCGATGTGTGCAAAGAGGAAGTTCGAAACTTACCTGTCACTCTATTACGGATCCAAAGTATTCGAAATCGGAATAATGGTGGTAATAGGACTCAGCTGGAAGATGTAAATGGATACAG GGTTTGGCAGGAAGTCCCAGTGCTTGTCATTGTCAGCATGCTTGCCTATTTCTGTTTTCTTGAGCAGCTATTG GTTGGAAAAATGGGAACTGGTGCAATTGCCATATCTCTTCCATTTTCCTGTGTATTGGGTCTACTCTCCTCCATGACATCATCAACAATGG TGAAgagcaggttcatctggatatATGCATCTGTTCAGTTTGCTCTAGTGGTTCTCTTTGCGCACATATTTTACTCCGTG GTTCATGTGCAAGCAGTTCTGTCAATCCTTCTGGCCACATTTGCTGGCTTTGGTGTGGTGATGAGTGGGAGTTCTATTCTTGTGGAGTATTTTAGATGGAGGAGAAGAGTGCAGGCTCTATCAGAGCAGCGACATGGCCCGCAACTGATGCCACAAGCAGGACAAAATCCTCGAACATCAAACGTGCAGCGTCCAGGTCCAGGTTCAGGTTCAGGTTTGGCTCCTTCCAACCACAGTCAACCTGTGGTGCAAAATCAACAGAACTCAAATCAGAGCTGA
- the LOC100816103 gene encoding zinc finger CCCH domain-containing protein 24 — protein sequence MTEPLSNTELSSSKTLDPTNRHDSTSEPHQTAPEEVELNREDDVVPTAKRKRNDGVVEDRLLHPLWKTSLCSYFRSHNGSCSHGGACRYAHGEEELRLRPDNTWDPTSERAKKALKTESDDKRAVSEEVMMTEAVVDDGDADGDDGCGANHALSKCLVHLPRKWSSENFRTFLSEQGIAFKHAKKKKGMMIGFVTFEDEEQLKSSTKELEGKSIGNKTVKVADVLPRSFEKKSNASVASHQELDEGVDVASSGTLDGETNNDNLAKTRNVRDAVTPLAHMAYADQLEQKKSALMLILKKLTRNARKACPNGVSLPEWILKSREIGGLPCKLEGIIASPIVNGYRNKCEFSVGYSLGGKVTVGFMLGNFREGVTAVEEAVDCPNVSTIACKYATIFQEFLQDSDLPVWNRFKNTGFWRQLTVREGRTNGNAVDAETFGGIAEVMLIVQVSTASFDDAKVAAEFKRLAQAFVVGATSHCSTLPLTALVVQDHQGISNVAPADAPLHLLPIPKAAGDSEVDENNNAKDVRIHDYVNNLQFSISPTAFFQVNTLAAEKLYSLAGDWACLGPDTLLFDICCGTGTIGLTLAHRVGMVIGIEMNASAVSDAHRNAEINGIKNIKFICSKAEDVMGSLLREHLNVTKEQVDDPNISGKGNDSPEDSACPEPENGELASHCPENNNAEVGSEVQKGSTCEQADGISEQAEDVMGSLLRDDANMPKEQSDYPNISGSGNDIPEDSTFPVPENGETTSHSESNNAEVGGEVQKGSTSRNGKTSLQQFKNVVAIVDPPRAGLHPTVIKALRTHPGLRRLVYISCNPETLVANAIELCTPSPLKIEKGNKDNRGWRNMSSAGLARHRAKSMPISEAFHPVKAMAVDLFPHTPHCELVMLLER from the exons ATGACGGAACCTCTCTCAAACACCGAACTCTCTTCTTCTAAAACCCTAGACCCAACCAACCGCCACGATTCCACTTCGGAACCGCATCAAACGGCTCCGGAAGAGGTTGAACTCAATCGAGAAGACGATGTCGTTCCGACCGCGAAACGGAAGAGGAACGACGGCGTCGTCGAAGACCGTTTGCTGCATCCACTGTGGAAGACCAGCCTCTGCTCCTACTTCCGGAGCCACAACGGATCGTGCAGCCACGGCGGTGCGTGTCGCTACGCGCACGGCGAGGAGGAGCTCCGCCTCCGCCCCGACAACACGTGGGACCCGACCTCCGAGCGCGCGAAGAAGGCGCTGAAGACCGAATCGGACGACAAGCGTGCTGTGTCGGAGGAAGTAATGATGACGGAGGCAGTAGTCGACGACGGCGATGCCGACGGCGACGACGGTTGTGGTGCCAATCACGCGCTTAGCAAATGCTTGGTGCATTTGCCGCGGAAATGGAGCTCTGAGAATTTTAGGACTTTTCTCAGCGAACAG GGTATAGCTTTTAAGCAtgctaagaaaaagaaaggtatGATGATTGGTTTTGTTACTTTTGAAGATGAAGAACAGTTGAAGAGTTCAACAAAG gAATTAGAAGGAAAATCAATTGGCAACAAAACGGTAAAGGTGGCTGATGTTCTTCCTCGgtcatttgaaaagaaaagtaatgcCAGTGTTGCATCCCATCAAGAATTAGATGAGGGGGTTGATGTTGCTTCAAGTGGGACTTTGGATGGTGAAACAAATAATGATAACTTGGCAAAGACAAGAAATGTGCGTGATGCAGTGACTCCTCTAGCTCATATGGCCTATGCTGATCAGTTGGAGCAGAAAAAAAGCGCTCTCATGCTGATTCTCAAAAAACTT ACTCGAAATGCTCGTAAAGCTTGTCCAAATGGTGTTTCTCTTCCTGAATGGATTCTCAAGTCTAGGGAAATAG GTGGTCTTCCGTGCAAACTAGAGGGTATTATTGCATCTCCAATTGTAAATGGATACCGTAACAAGTGTGAATTTTCTGTTGGATATTCTCTGGGAGGCAAAGTGACAGTAGGCTTCATGCTTGGAAACTTCAG GGAAGGTGTAACAGCAGTTGAGGAAGCAGTGGACTGCCCAAACGTTTCAACAATTGCTTGCAAATATGCTACAATCTTTCAGGAATTTCTGCAGGACAGTGATTTACCAGTTTGGAACAGATTTAAAAATACTGGATTTTGGCGTCAATTGACG GTTCGAGAAGGAAGAACAAATGGGAATGCTGTTGATGCTGAGACTTTTGGTGGTATTGCAGAGGTCATGCTTATTGTGCAG GTTTCTACTGCAAGCTTTGATGATGCAAAAGTAGCTGCTGAATTCAAGAGGCTTGCTCAGGCATTTGTTGTCGGAGCTACTTCGCATTGTTCGACATTACCCCTTACTGCTCTGGTTGTTCAG GATCACCAAGGAATATCCAATGTGGCGCCAGCTGATGCACCGCTGCATTTGCTTCCCATTCCTAAAGCAGCTGGTGATTCTGAGGTGGATGAAAATAATAATGCCAAGGATGTACGAATCCATGATTATGTCAACAATCTCCAGTTTTCTATATCTCCAACAGCATTTTTTCAG GTTAACACTCTTGCTGCTGAGAAGTTGTACTCACTTGCTGGAGATTGGGCATGCTTAGGTCCTGACACACTGCTATTTGATATATGCTGTGGGACAGGGACAATTGGCTTGACGTTAGCACATCGAGTTGGTATG gTGATTGGAATTGAAATGAATGCTTCTGCTGTATCTGATGCCCATAGGAATGCTGAGATTAATggcataaaaaacattaaatttatatgttCGAAG GCAGAGGACGTAATGGGATCTCTGTTAAGGGAACACCTGAATGTGACTAAGGAACAAGTTGATGATCCTAATATCTCTGGAAAGGGCAATGACAGTCCCGAGGATAGTGCATGCCCAGAACCTGAAAATGGTGAACTAGCATCTCATTGTCCAGAAAATAACAATGCAGAAGTTGGAAGTGAGGTTCAGAAGGGTAGCACTTGTGAACAAGCTGATGGTATCTCTGAACAGGCAGAGGACGTGATGGGATCTCTGTTAAGGGATGATGCAAATATGCCCAAGGAGCAAAGTGATTATCCAAATATCTCTGGAAGTGGGAATGACATTCCTGAGGATAGTACCTTCCCAGTGCCTGAAAATGGTGAAACTACATCTCATTCAGAAAGTAACAATGCAGAAGTTGGAGGTGAGGTTCAGAAGGGTAGCACTTCTAGAAATGGGAAGACTTCACTGCAACAGTTCAAAAATGTTGTTGCTATTGTTGATCCTCCACGTGCTGGACTTCATCCAACT GTGATCAAAGCTTTGAGAACTCATCCTGGCCTGCGGAGGCTTGT TTACATATCCTGCAATCCTGAAACTTTGGTGGCAAATGCTATTGAGCTTTGTACGCCATCCCCCTTAAAAATTGAGAAAGGAAATAAAGACAACAGAGGATGGAGAAACATGAGCAGTGCTGGTTTAGCACGGCACAGGGCCAAATCTATGCCCATCTCAGAGGCATTCCATCCTGTAAAGGCTATGGCTGTTGATCTTTTTCCACATACTCCACACTGTGAATTGGTTATGCTTCTTGAGAGGTAG
- the LOC102665296 gene encoding F-box/FBD/LRR-repeat protein At5g22700-like, producing the protein MTQGMIIAVQGSRNMNARNRFENRDIISTMPDDILGNILSRLTMKEAVRSSVLGTKWRHNWTFFSGVLEFEQSRRNFHLRREHVGILTKCNVFVSEWERFMTHMSKVMKSLKSSSMQGLRICMDLGDPWRAAEWVKYAAEKDVQTLDLDFSYHFSVPIYKMSELTIHNVFPSRGYEMKSLCNLRLSSVDVSGEVIEGFLASCPLLETIRVIKSKHLVR; encoded by the coding sequence ATGACGCAGGGGATGATAATCGCAGTACAAGGATCAAGAAACATGAATGCAAGAAACAGATTTGAGAACAGGGACATCATAAGCACTATGCCAGATGATATCTTAGGGAACATTCTTTCTCGGTTGACAATGAAAGAAGCTGTTAGGTCTAGCGTGCTTGGAACTAAATGGAGACATAACTGGACCTTTTTCTCTGGGGTCTTGGAATTTGAGCAGTCACGTAGGAATTTTCACTTGCGCCGAGAACATGTTGGAATCTTGACTAAATGCAATGTTTTTGTAAGTGAGTGGGAAAGGTTCATGACCCATATGTCAAAAGTGATGAAATCACTGAAAAGCTCATCCATGCAAGGACTGAGAATCTGCATGGATTTGGGTGACCCTTGGAGGGCAGCTGAATGGGTTAAGTATGCTGCTGAGAAGGATGTTCAAACGTTGGACTTGGATTTCTCATATCACTTCTCAGTACCAATCTATAAAATGAGTGAGCTCACTATTCACAATGTTTTTCCATCCAGGGGTTATGAAATGAAGTCACTATGTAACCTGCGTTTGTCTTCTGTGGACGTGAGTGGTGAAGTCATTGAGGGTTTTCTAGCATCTTGTCCATTGCTTGAAACAATACGTGTGATAAAATCAAAACACCTCGTGCGCTAG
- the LOC102662343 gene encoding uncharacterized protein: MIHSQGFIEGMPVFDNVKQLEIRIPHRSGASLDHHVYLLSSFPSVRVLKIKFQRNDLREVKEKWKANMEHEYLNLRELEVSGYRRDPSQMELLINIFEKAPNLNRVVVDPLSSMHVDRSPDVRAEYREMRRETTKWLADSLKPHLSPLTQLIVL, from the exons ATGATCCACTCTCAGGGTTTTATTGAAGGCATGCCTGTGTTTGATAATGTGAAGCAGCTGGAAATTCGAATTCCTCACAGGAGTGGAGCGTCGCTTGATCATCATGTTTATTTACTAAGTTCATTCCCTTCAGTACGCGTGCTTAAGATTAAG TTCCAAAGGAACGATCTGAGGGAAGTGAAGGAGAAGTGGAAGGCCAATATGGAACATGAGTATCTAAACCTGAGGGAGCTGGAAGTGTCAGGATACAGAAGAGACCCTAGTCAAATGGAGTTGCTTATCAACATATTTGAGAAGGCTCCTAATCTCAACAGGGTTGTTGTGGATCCCTTGTCTTCAATGCATGTGGATAGGTCACCTGATGTCAGGGCTGAGTATAGAGAAATGAGGCGTGAGACCACCAAATGGCTTGCTGATTCTCTCAAACCACATCTGTCTCCTTTAACTCAGTTGATTGTACTCTGA
- the LOC100792139 gene encoding F-box/kelch-repeat protein At5g60570: MTKKIRLDCSLQEDEEKVNNSFVELDTREGVNDGFPRVGPNDSLLPGLFDDVALNCLAWVNRSDYASLACINKRYNLLIRSGYLFELRKKLGIVELEHLVYLVCDPRGWEVFDPKRNRWITLPKIPCDECFNHADKESLAVGSELLVFGREMMDFAIWKYSLISRGWVKCKEMNHPRCLFGSGSLGSIAIVAGGSDKYGNVLESAELYDSNSGTWKLLPNMHTPRRLCSGFFMDGKFYVIGGMSSPTVSLTCGEEYDLKTRNWRKIERMYPYVNGAAQAPPLVAVVDNQLYAVEHLTNMVRKYDKERNTWSELGRLPVRADSSNGWGLAFKACGEKLLVVSGQRSPEGEAVVLNSWCPRTGVRNGTIDWQVLGVKEHVGVFVYNCAVMGWFGEVLLD, translated from the coding sequence ATGACAAAGAAAATACGTTTGGATTGTTCCTTGCAGGAGGATGAAGAGAAAGTGAATAATAGCTTTGTTGAATTGGATACAAGGGAAGGAGTGAATGATGGTTTTCCTAGAGTTGGACCAAATGATTCGCTTCTTCCTGGTCTTTTTGATGATGTTGCGCTGAATTGTCTTGCTTGGGTTAATAGATCGGATTATGCTTCACTAGCATGTATAAATAAAAGGTACAACTTGCTGATTAGGAGCGGGTATCTATTTGAGTTGAGGAAGAAGTTGGGGATTGTGGAGCTAGAGCATTTGGTTTATTTGGTTTGTGATCCAAGAGGGTGGGAGGTGTTTGACCCCAAGAGGAATAGATGGATAACATTACCTAAGATACCTTGTGATGAGTGCTTTAATCATGCAGACAAGGAGTCCTTGGCTGTGGGGAGTGAATTGTTGGTTTTTGGTCGGGAAATGATGGATTTTGCCATTTGGAAGTACAGCTTGATTTCTCGTGGTTGGGTTAAGTGTAAGGAGATGAACCATCCTCGCTGCTTGTTCGGATCTGGCAGTCTTGGTTCAATTGCTATTGTTGCTGGTGGAAGTGATAAATATGGAAATGTTCTTGAATCAGCAGAGTTGTATGACTCAAATTCAGGTACATGGAAACTATTGCCAAACATGCATACACCACGAAGATTGTGCTCTGGCTTTTTTATGGATGGAAAATTCTATGTGATTGGTGGCATGTCAAGTCCTACGGTTTCATTGACTTGTGGGGAGGAGTATGACCTTAAGACGAGAAACTGGCGGAAAATAGAGCGTATGTATCCATATGTTAATGGGGCTGCTCAGGCACCTCCACTTGTGGCAGTTGTGGATAACCAGTTGTATGCGGTTGAGCATCTAACCAACATGGTGAGGAAATATGACAAGGAAAGGAACACCTGGAGTGAATTGGGAAGGCTTCCAGTACGTGCCGATTCTTCTAATGGATGGGGCCTGGCTTTCAAGGCTTGTGGAGAGAAACTTCTGGTTGTGAGTGGACAAAGGAGTCCAGAAGGTGAAGCTGTTGTACTGAATTCATGGTGTCCTAGGACAGGAGTCAGGAATGGAACCATAGATTGGCAAGTACTTGGTGTGAAGGAGCATGTTGGGGTGTTTGTGTACAATTGTGCTGTTATGGGATGGTTTGGTGAAGTGCTTTTAGATTGA